The following are encoded in a window of Numida meleagris isolate 19003 breed g44 Domestic line chromosome 13, NumMel1.0, whole genome shotgun sequence genomic DNA:
- the MARF1 gene encoding meiosis arrest female protein 1 isoform X3: MMEGNKTENLCNRSFGWLQRQENDVKPWLWKLSNCFSAAEKTLPCSAKTKDYMENKKGVVESKDASSHNAGSKLFPAVPLPDVHPLQQQQIQLSPGPKPTRNSLVDAAKIWPNIPPPNTQTAPVSIPICNGCGTQGTGNEKSLLLASSLGKSPQKYGSPEVAVTGQVLENLPPIGVFWDIENCSVPTGRSAVAVVQRIREKFFKGHREAEFICVCDISKENKEVIQELNNCQVTVAHINATAKNAADDKLRQSLRRFADTHTAPATVVLVSTDVNFALELSDLRHRHGFRIILVHKNQASEALLHHAHELVCFEEFISDLPPRLPLKMPACHTLLYVYNLPTNRDSKSVSNRLRRLSDNCGGKVLSISGSSAILRFLNQESAERARKRMENEDVFGNRIVVSFAPKNKELNETKNSNFVGTEKVKSPKKVNRSTKLCLINKDGSDQCSGTKGSAGRGLQSHGSIIKPTNVKSLQELCRLESKTISRNTENQQEHLREIPSQNNSNAAAPVSLAPKKSGMGESSCKSSYKKETSVSRSTTNSPVDKKDKDEAVFQVSYPSAFSKLTASRQLSPLFVSQSCWSSRSMSPNLSNRSSPLTFNVVNHTSGTDCPDPFANGADIQISNLDYRLSRKELQQTLQETFSRHGKVKCVELSPHTDYQLKATVQMENLQEAISAVNSLHRYKIGSKRIQVSLATGAANKSLSLLSSEAVSILQDAPACCLPVFKFTEIYEKKFGHKLIVSDLYKLTDTVAVRDQGGGRLVCLLPSSQARQSPLGSSQSHDGSSANCSPIIFEELEYHEPVCKQHCLNKDVIEHEFDPDSYRIPFAILSLKTFAPQVHSLLQTHEGTVPLLSFPDCYMSEFNDLEMVPEGQGGVPLEHLITCVPGVNIATAQNGIKVIKWIHNKPPPPTTDPWLLRSKSPVGNPQLIQFSREVIDLLKSQPSCIIPVSKFIPTYHHHFAKQCRVSDYGYSKLMELLEAVPHVLQILGMGSKRLLTLTHRAQVKRFTQDLLKLLKSQASKQVIVREFLQAYHWCFSKDWDVTEYGVCELADIISEIPDTTICLSQQDNEMVICIPKRERTQEEIERTKQFSKEVVDLLRHQPHFRMPFSKFIPSYHHHFGRQCKLAYYGFTKLLELFEAIPEVLQVLECGEEKILTLTEVEQVKAVAAQLVKLLRSQKDNCLMMTDLLSEYSKTFGYTLRLHDYDVSSVPALMQKLCHVVKIVDTESGKQIQLINRKSLRTLTAQLLVLLMSWDGASFLSVEQLKQHYETIHSTSLNPCEYGFMTLTELLKSLPYLVEVFTSGAEEEYVKLTNLYMFAKNVRSLLHTYHYQQIFLHEFPVAYSKYTGEVLQPKAYGCNNLEELLGAIPQVVWIKGHGHKRIVVLKNDMKTRFSSPSFPPADHMDDHGNQLDDHNGHIMETPGSTSSMELNLGTPSNAPNQTEQELLCLTNTSPVDLLCEPVPSCLPSPQLRPDPVVLESADLIQFEERPVPLSEMMILTEEEKQRIVTAAQEKLTSGSAASSTAENTSVPPCHSETQLNKEAMDSPAKKQHKNKVKLAANFSLAPVTKL; encoded by the exons aTGATGGAAGGAAACAAGACAGAGAACCTCTGTAATAGATCTTTTGGATGGCTTCAGCGACAAGAGAATGATGTTAAACCATGGCTCTGGAAACTTTCtaattgcttttctgctgctgagaagaCTTTGCCTTGTAGTGCGAAAACG aaagattaCATGGAGAACAAGAAAGGTGTTGTAGAATCGAAGGATGCTTCATCTCATAATGCTGGCTCTAAATTATTTCCAGCAGTACCGCTTCCTGATGTTCATCCTCTTCAGCAACAGCAAATACAGCTTTCTCCTGGCCCGAAA CCAACCAGAAACAGCCTAGTTGATGCCGCTAAAATCTGGCCAAATATTCCTCCACCAAATACACAGACAGCACCTGTTTCTATCCCAATATGTAATGGCTGTGGAACCCAAGGAACAGGAAATGAGAAGAGTTTGCTACTAGCGAGCAGTCTTGGCAAATCACCGCAGAAATATG GGTCTCCAGAAGTTGCAGTAACAGGCCAAGTCCTGGAAAACCTGCCTCCCATTGGAGTCTTCTGGGATATTGAAAACTGCTCAGTACCCACTGGCCGTTCTGCTGTAGCAGTTGTACAGAGAATTCGTGAGAAGTTCTTTAAAGGTCACAGAGAAGCAGAATTCATCTGCGTGTGTGACattagtaaagaaaataaagaagttattCAGGAGCTGAACAACTGCCAG GTGACTGTTGCACACATCAATGCTACAGCAAAGAATGCTGCTGATGACAAGCTCAGACAGAGTCTTAGGAGGTTTGCTGATACACACACTGCACCTGCCACTGTGGTTCTCGTGTCAA CGGATGTAAACTTCGCTTTGGAACTCAGTGACTTGAGACATCGGCATGGTTTTCGGATAATTTTGGTACATAAAAACCAAGCCTCAGAGGCACTCTTACATCATGCTCATGAACTTGTTTGCTTTGAAGAGTTTATTTCAGACTTGCCGCCAAGGTTACCACTGAAAATGCCG GCATGCCATACATTATTGTATGTTTACAATCTGCCAACAAACAGAGACAGTAAAAGTGTCAGTAATAGACTCAGGCGATTGTCAGACAACTGTGGAGGAAAAGTCCTGAGTATTTCTGGAAGCAGTGCAATTCTCCGCTTCTTAAATCAAGAAAGCGCTGAACGAGCTCGGAAGCgaatggaaaatgaagatgtttttgGCAACAGGATTGTAGTCTCTTTTGCTCCCAAAAACAAAGAACTTAATGAAACGAAGAACTCCAACTTTGTTGGAACTGAAAAGGTGAAGTCTCCCAAAAAAGTTAACAGGAGTACAAAGCTTTGTCTCATCAATAAAGATGGAAGTGATCAGTGTTCTGGTACCAAAGGTTCTGCTGGGAGAGGATTACAGAGTCATGGATCAATCATCAAACCCACAAATGTTAAAAGCTTACAG GAGCTATGCCGTCTTGAATCAAAGACTATCagtagaaatactgaaaaccaGCAAGAACATCTGCgagaaattccttctcagaataACTCTaatgcagcagctcctgtgtcTCTGGCACCAAAAAAAAGTGGAATGGGAGAATCATCCTGTAAAAGTAGTTATAA AAAAGAGACTTCTGTTTCCAGGAGTACTACAAATTCCCCTGTAgataaaaaagataaagatgAAGCTGTATTTCAAGTCAGCTATCCCTCTGCTTTCAGTAAGCTGACAGCCTCAAGACAACTCAGTCCTTTATTTGTATCTCAGAGTTGCTGGTCATCTCG GAGTATGTCTCCAAACCTCTCAAATAGATCATCTCCACTCACGTTTAATGTAGTAAATCATACCAGTGGTACAGACTGTCCTGATCCTTTTGCAAATGGTGCAGATATTCAGATCAGCAATCTTGATTACAGATTGTCCAGAAAAGAGTTGCAACAAACTTTACAAGAAACTTTCTCAAGACATGGCAAG gtAAAATGTGTTGAGCTCAGTCCTCATACAGACTACCAATTGAAGGCTACGGTGCAAATGGAAAATCTGCAAGAAGCAATTAGTGCTGTCAACAGTCTTCACAGATACAAAATTGGCAGTAAAAGGATCCAGGTCTCGTTAGCAACAGGAGCTGCTAATAAATCACTCTCTCTCCTTAG ctcagaagctGTCTCCATTCTTCAGGATGCACCTGCTTGTTGTCTGCCTGTGTTCAAGTTCACAGAAATCTATGAGAAAAA atTCGGGCATAAGTTAATTGTATCAGATCTGTACAAACTAACCGATACTGTGGCAGTCCGTGACCAAGGAGGTGGGCGGCTGGTGTGTCTCTTACCCAGCAGCCAAGCCCGGCAAAGTCCCCTGGGATCTTCACAGTCACATGATGGTTCATCAGCAAATTGTAGTCCTATAATATTTGAAGAGCTGGAATATCACGAGCCTGTTTGTAAGCAGCATTGCCTGAATAAAGACGTTAT TGAGCATGAGTTTGATCCAGATTCTTACAGAATTCCTTTTGCAATCTTGTCTCTGAAGACATTTGCTCCCCAAGTTCACAGTCTTCTACAGACCCATGAGGGTACTGTGCCTTTACTAAG cTTTCCTGATTGTTATATGTCAGAGTTCAATGATCTTGAAATGGTGCCAGAAGGCCAGGGTGGTGTTCCTTTAGAACATTTAATTACCTGTGTTCCTGGAGTGAATATTGCAACTGCTCAAAATGGCATTAAAGTTATTAAATGGATACATAACAAACCACCACCTCCTACCACAG atcCTTGGCTTCTACGTTCTAAGAGCCCTGTAGGTAATCCGCAACTTATTCAGTTCAGTAGAGAAGTGATAGATCTACTTAAAAGCCAGCCATCCTGCATCATACCTGTCAGTAAATTCATCCCAACATACCATCATCACTTCGCAAAGCAATGCCGTGTGTCTGACTACGGATATTCCAAGTTAATGGAGTTGCTGGAAGCAGTGCCTCATGTCCTGCAA ATTCTTGGTATGGGTTCCAAGCGCTTGTTAACTCTAACACACAGAGCTCAAGTGAAACGCTTCACTCAAGACTTACTGAAGCTTCTGAAATCCCAGGCCAGTAAGCAAGTTATTGTAAGGGAATTCTTACAAGCTTATCACTG GTGTTTCTCTAAGGATTGGGATGTTACTGAGTATGGAGTATGTGAACTGGCCGATATAATATCAGAAATCCCAGATACAACTATCTGTTTGTCACAGCAAGATAATGAAATGGTAATTTGTATTCCCAAAAGAG aACGTACGCAGGAGGAAATCGAAAGAACCAAACAATTTTCTAAAGAGGTAGTAGACTTACTGCGCCATCAGCCCCATTTTCGAATGCCCTTTAGTAAATTCATTCCTTCCTACCACCACCATTTTGGTCGTCAGTGCAAACTTGCTTACTATGGTTTTACAAAACTACTTGAACTCTTTGAAGCCATACCAGAGGTCTTACAA GTATTGGAATGTGGGGAGGAGAAAATTCTGACACTCACAGAAGTGGAACAAGTGAAAGCGGTAGCTGCCCAGTTAGTTAAACTGCTGCGGTCTCAAAAAGACAACTGCCTAATGATGACTGATTTACTGTCAGAGTACAGTAAAACTTTTGGATATACGCTGCGTCTTCATGATTATGATGTTAGCTCAGTTCCAGCTTTAATGCAAAAACTTTGTCATGTTGTGAAG ataGTTGACACAGAGTCTGGCAAGCAAATTCAGCTGATAAATAGAAAATCTTTGCGGACTCTCACTGCGCAGTTACTCGTCTTGTTGATGTCTTGGGATGGAgcatcctttctttctgttgaacAACTTAAACAGCACTATGAAACAATCCATAGTACTTCTCTTAATCCATGTGAATATGGATTTATGACCTTAACTGAGCTCCTAAAGAGTCTTCCTTATTTGGTTGAG GTTTTTACGAGTGGTGCAGAAGAAGAGTATGTGAAACTTACAAATCTATACATGTTTGCAAAGAATGTGAGGTCCCTACTTCACACTTACCATTatcagcagatttttcttcacGAGTTCCCAGTTGCATATAGCAAATACACAGGAGAAGTGCTGCAGCCCAAAGCATATGGATGCAATAACTTAGAAGAGCTCTTGGGAGCAATTCCACAG gTGGTCTGGATTAAAGGACATGGCCATAAGAGAATTGTGGTACTGAAAAACGATATGAAAA CTCGTTTTAGCTCACCTAGTTTTCCCCCTGCTGATCATATGGATGATCATGGAAATCAACTTGATGACCATAATGGACATATTATGGAGACCCCAGGATCAACTTCATCAATGGAATTAAATCTAGGAACACCTAGCAATG CTCCTAATCAAACTGAGCAAGAGCTTCTTTGCCTCACAAATAC